In Sporosarcina psychrophila, a genomic segment contains:
- the lpdA gene encoding dihydrolipoyl dehydrogenase, producing the protein MAREYDVVILGGGTGGYVAAIRAAQLGLKTALVEKGKLGGTCLHKGCIPSKALLKSAEVFDMAKNQAAEFGVNTKDVSLDFSRVQARKDGIVKQLHAGVTALMKKGKIDVFDGLGRMLGPSIFSPMPGTISVEMNNGDENEMLILKNLIIATGSRPRTLPGLEIDENQVMSSDGALSMEALPKSIIIVGGGVIGIEWASMLNDFGVEVTVLEYADRIIPTEDDDISKEMKKLLTKKGITFVTSAKVLPETLVKKEGTVTISAEMNGETTAFTAEKMLVSVGRQANVEGIGLDNTEIEIINGYIKTRPTFQTKEHHIYAIGDVIGGLQLAHVASHEGIAAVEHIAGLKNEAIDYTKISRCIYSSPEASSVGITEKQAKEQGFDVKVGKFPFMAIGKALVNGNSDGFVKIIADKKTDDILGVHMIGAHVTDLISEAGLAMVLDATPWEVASTIHPHPSLSEVMGEAALAVDGKAIHM; encoded by the coding sequence ATGGCGAGGGAATATGATGTAGTTATTTTAGGAGGCGGAACGGGTGGCTATGTCGCTGCGATTCGCGCCGCTCAATTGGGACTGAAAACAGCACTTGTTGAAAAAGGGAAACTAGGCGGCACATGCTTGCACAAAGGGTGTATCCCGAGTAAAGCATTGTTAAAAAGTGCTGAAGTATTCGATATGGCAAAAAATCAGGCTGCAGAGTTTGGGGTAAATACAAAAGACGTATCACTGGATTTCAGTCGTGTACAAGCACGAAAAGACGGTATCGTTAAACAGCTACATGCTGGCGTGACTGCCCTAATGAAAAAAGGGAAAATCGACGTATTTGATGGACTTGGCAGAATGCTTGGACCATCAATCTTTTCGCCAATGCCGGGTACTATTTCGGTTGAAATGAACAATGGTGACGAAAACGAAATGCTCATCTTGAAAAACCTGATTATCGCAACAGGATCTAGACCACGTACATTACCCGGTTTGGAAATTGATGAAAATCAAGTCATGTCTTCTGATGGGGCGCTTTCTATGGAAGCACTTCCTAAGTCGATTATCATCGTTGGTGGTGGAGTCATCGGTATAGAATGGGCTTCTATGCTCAATGATTTCGGTGTCGAAGTCACTGTTCTCGAATATGCAGATCGAATTATTCCGACTGAAGACGATGACATCTCGAAAGAAATGAAAAAGCTATTGACGAAAAAAGGAATCACTTTTGTGACAAGTGCGAAAGTTCTCCCAGAAACCCTCGTTAAAAAAGAAGGAACTGTCACAATTTCTGCGGAAATGAATGGCGAAACGACGGCGTTCACAGCTGAAAAAATGCTTGTTTCTGTCGGTCGTCAAGCAAATGTCGAAGGAATTGGTCTGGACAATACGGAAATTGAAATCATCAATGGTTATATTAAAACAAGACCAACATTTCAAACAAAAGAACATCATATTTATGCAATTGGTGATGTTATTGGCGGGCTGCAACTAGCGCATGTTGCTTCTCACGAAGGAATTGCGGCTGTTGAACATATTGCAGGTCTAAAAAATGAAGCGATTGATTATACAAAAATATCGCGTTGCATTTATTCTAGTCCCGAAGCGTCAAGCGTCGGCATAACAGAGAAGCAAGCGAAAGAACAGGGCTTTGATGTCAAAGTCGGGAAATTCCCGTTTATGGCCATCGGAAAAGCACTTGTCAATGGAAATTCGGATGGTTTTGTAAAAATCATTGCCGATAAAAAGACAGACGATATTCTAGGTGTTCATATGATAGGTGCACACGTGACTGATTTGATATCCGAAGCAGGACTCGCGATGGTGCTCGATGCGACGCCGTGGGAAGTGGCAAGCACGATTCATCCACATCCATCGCTTTCTGAAGTAATGGGCGAAGCCGCTTTAGCCGTAGATGGCAAAGCAATTCATATGTAA
- the buk gene encoding butyrate kinase, with amino-acid sequence MEGGPIVHENHHRILVINPGSTSTKIGVFEGESQLMESTLRHSSEEIAQYPSIIDQYSFRKEAILESLEKEGINITTLAAICGRGGLLRPIEGGTYPVNEAMIQDLKTGYSGQHASNLGGIIAHEIATSLNLPAFIVDPVVVDELAPIARISGFSAINRKSIFHALNQKAVARRYAKQVGKKYDTLRLIITHMGGGITVGVHEFGKVIDVNNGLHGDGPFSPERAGTVPAGDLIELCFSGEYFRHEVMKKLVGQGGLVGYLGTNDAVRVEQRIEDGDEKAKLVYEAMAYQVAKEIGSAAAVLHGQVDAIILTGGLAYGKGFVKDITSRIDWIADIVVYAGEDELQALAEGALRVLTGEEIAKIYPS; translated from the coding sequence ATGGAAGGAGGACCTATTGTGCATGAGAATCACCATAGGATCCTAGTTATTAACCCAGGATCTACATCAACAAAAATAGGTGTCTTTGAAGGCGAAAGTCAACTGATGGAAAGTACGTTGAGGCATAGTTCAGAAGAAATTGCACAGTACCCTTCCATCATCGATCAATACAGTTTTCGTAAAGAGGCAATCCTTGAGTCACTTGAAAAAGAAGGCATTAACATCACTACACTAGCTGCCATTTGCGGTCGGGGCGGGCTTCTCCGTCCGATCGAAGGTGGTACTTACCCTGTTAACGAAGCGATGATACAAGACTTGAAAACAGGTTATTCAGGTCAACATGCATCGAACCTCGGGGGCATAATTGCGCATGAAATCGCAACCAGCCTAAACCTTCCCGCTTTCATCGTCGACCCCGTCGTCGTCGATGAACTTGCACCAATCGCGCGAATTTCTGGATTTTCGGCCATTAATCGAAAATCCATATTCCATGCGCTGAACCAAAAAGCGGTTGCAAGACGCTACGCAAAACAAGTCGGTAAAAAATACGACACACTCCGGTTGATTATCACCCATATGGGCGGGGGTATAACTGTCGGTGTACATGAATTCGGCAAAGTAATTGATGTAAACAATGGACTTCACGGAGATGGACCATTCAGCCCTGAACGTGCGGGAACCGTACCTGCGGGGGATCTCATCGAACTATGTTTTTCTGGAGAGTACTTCCGTCACGAAGTAATGAAAAAACTTGTTGGTCAAGGTGGTCTCGTTGGCTATCTCGGAACGAACGATGCTGTTCGCGTTGAACAACGAATTGAAGATGGTGATGAAAAAGCAAAACTAGTTTACGAGGCAATGGCCTACCAAGTTGCTAAGGAAATTGGTAGTGCGGCTGCTGTCCTTCACGGCCAAGTGGATGCGATTATCCTTACGGGTGGCCTTGCTTACGGCAAAGGATTTGTGAAGGATATTACATCCAGAATCGACTGGATAGCGGATATAGTTGTGTATGCTGGAGAAGATGAACTACAAGCACTTGCAGAAGGCGCACTCCGCGTTCTAACTGGTGAAGAAATAGCTAAAATCTACCCGTCTTGA
- a CDS encoding Leu/Phe/Val dehydrogenase — protein MEIFKYMEHQDYEQLVICQDKASGLKAIIAIHDTTLGPALGGTRMWTYASEEEAIEDALRLARGMTYKNAAAGLNLGGGKTVIIGNPKTDKNDEMFRAFGRYIEGLNGRYITAEDVGTTEADMDLINLETDYVTGTSAGAGSSGNPSPVTAYGIYYGMKAAAKEAFGDDSLAGKTVAVQGVGNVAYALCEYLHEEGAKLIITDINEEAVQRAVDAFGATAVGINEIYSQEADIFAPCALGAIINDETIPQLKAKVIAGSANNQLKETRHGDLIHEMGIVYAPDYVINSGGVINVADELDGYNRERALKRVEGIYDVIGKIFAISKRDNIPTYVAADRMAEERIARVANTRSTFLQNEKSVLSRR, from the coding sequence ATGGAAATTTTCAAATATATGGAACATCAGGATTATGAACAACTTGTTATTTGTCAGGATAAAGCTTCAGGACTAAAAGCGATCATCGCTATTCATGATACGACACTCGGCCCGGCGCTTGGTGGAACACGTATGTGGACGTATGCAAGTGAAGAAGAAGCAATTGAAGACGCACTTCGCCTTGCGCGCGGTATGACTTACAAAAACGCAGCTGCTGGATTGAATCTTGGTGGCGGAAAAACAGTTATTATAGGAAATCCAAAAACAGACAAAAACGATGAAATGTTCCGTGCTTTCGGTCGTTATATTGAAGGTTTGAACGGTCGATATATTACTGCAGAAGATGTAGGAACAACTGAAGCGGATATGGATTTAATTAATCTTGAAACAGATTATGTTACAGGTACTTCTGCTGGAGCGGGTTCATCTGGTAATCCTTCGCCTGTTACTGCTTATGGTATTTATTACGGTATGAAGGCAGCAGCAAAAGAAGCATTTGGAGACGACTCGCTAGCGGGCAAAACAGTAGCGGTACAAGGTGTCGGAAACGTTGCTTATGCACTTTGTGAGTATTTGCACGAAGAAGGTGCAAAACTAATCATCACGGATATCAACGAAGAAGCAGTTCAGCGTGCAGTTGATGCATTCGGTGCAACAGCAGTCGGCATCAATGAAATTTACTCTCAAGAAGCAGATATCTTCGCACCATGTGCACTAGGTGCAATCATAAACGATGAGACGATTCCGCAATTGAAAGCAAAAGTTATTGCAGGATCTGCTAACAATCAATTGAAAGAAACGCGTCACGGCGATTTAATCCATGAAATGGGTATTGTTTACGCACCTGACTACGTTATCAACTCGGGCGGCGTTATCAACGTTGCAGATGAGCTTGATGGTTATAACCGTGAACGTGCACTTAAACGCGTAGAAGGAATCTATGACGTAATCGGGAAAATTTTCGCAATCTCAAAACGTGATAATATTCCAACGTATGTTGCAGCTGACCGCATGGCGGAAGAGCGTATTGCACGTGTTGCCAATACTAGAAGCACATTCCTACAAAACGAAAAAAGCGTACTTTCAAGACGCTAA
- the yqiS gene encoding phosphate butyryltransferase — protein MVTLDSLISLAASKNGPVVAVASAADREVLEAVSIASEKGIASFMLFADESCISEMIQTNFPWLLDNEKISIHHAEDDSYAAALSVKAVSSGQAHVLMKGNLATSTILKAVLNGDYGLRTGKILSHVAAFEVAGYNRLLFVTDAAMNIAPDLEAKAQIIRNAVATAHACGVLEPIVAPLAAVETVNPAMTPTTDAASLVVMNRRGQITGCIVDGPLALDNAVSEKAAAQKGITGETAGKADILVVPNIEAGNILYKSLMYFANAKVGAIIQGAKAPIVLTSRADSAESKLYSLALAILSIK, from the coding sequence ATGGTTACACTTGACTCACTCATCAGTCTGGCCGCATCGAAGAACGGTCCGGTTGTTGCTGTCGCATCTGCAGCAGATCGAGAAGTGCTCGAAGCGGTTAGTATTGCTAGTGAAAAAGGCATTGCTTCATTCATGCTTTTCGCTGATGAAAGTTGTATCAGCGAGATGATTCAAACAAATTTCCCTTGGTTACTAGATAATGAAAAAATTAGTATCCATCATGCTGAAGACGATAGCTACGCAGCTGCACTCTCAGTGAAAGCGGTTTCAAGTGGACAAGCACATGTCCTGATGAAAGGGAACTTAGCAACATCTACCATCCTTAAGGCAGTGTTGAATGGCGACTATGGTTTACGCACAGGGAAAATACTGTCGCATGTCGCAGCGTTCGAAGTTGCCGGTTATAACCGTTTACTTTTCGTGACGGACGCGGCAATGAACATCGCACCTGACCTAGAAGCAAAAGCACAAATCATTCGTAATGCAGTTGCTACTGCGCATGCGTGTGGTGTGCTTGAACCAATCGTCGCTCCCTTGGCTGCTGTCGAAACGGTGAATCCGGCAATGACACCAACGACAGATGCCGCGTCGCTAGTAGTAATGAATCGACGTGGTCAAATCACTGGTTGCATTGTTGACGGTCCACTTGCCCTTGATAATGCAGTATCAGAGAAGGCTGCTGCGCAAAAAGGAATTACAGGGGAAACAGCTGGTAAAGCCGATATTCTTGTCGTTCCGAATATCGAAGCAGGCAATATTCTCTACAAATCACTTATGTACTTCGCCAACGCGAAAGTCGGTGCGATTATCCAAGGCGCCAAAGCACCAATCGTCCTTACATCAAGGGCGGACAGTGCCGAAAGTAAACTTTACTCACTAGCACTAGCAATTCTTTCGATAAAGTAA
- a CDS encoding sigma 54-interacting transcriptional regulator translates to MQNVLIVGAGTGGSIILDLLQNLEFMNVNAIIDTDEHAPGIIRAKKQGIAYGMDWTSYLTDDLHIIFDVTGDKSVFAELLKARPAHTVLIPGSVANLLVRLLEENDTYIKRIHIEMHKQRMIFDSIEEGMVGIDEEGTVDFFNKSASKMIGFPIEEAFGRMITDVIPTTELPRVFDSGVAELNEEQILGNGLKIVTSRYPLFDSAGKKVGAFAVFKDITEVVALAEEITDLKKVKTMLEAIIHSSDDAISVVDDKGNGILVNPAYTRITGLTEDEIIGKPANADINEGESIHMRVLKSRKPVRGVNMRIGENNREVIVNVAPIIVDHQVKGSVGVIHDITEMRNLMKELDQARTIIRKLESTYTFDDIFGGSSDIEISIEQAKLAAKSDIPVLLRGEAGTGKELFAHAIHSGSERRFNKFIRVNCSAMQSSKLEAELFGQESEVSQSGNGSTQGLFQESAQGTLFLDEVADLPLVVQARLLNYLKSGTIFKNGGTYPVHLSVRVIAASTKNLEKAMHEGTFIEELYYVLNRLSIQIAPLRSRKKDIPSIIGHLLVRLNQEFGMNIEKITDEAQERLKQYDWPGNVRELENILSRAMIYMESGDAVIELIDVVKSLSSRENTEEEQILPEKSTLTSIMDEYEKTILETALRENTGNKSLTANRLGISLRSLYYKLEKFSLI, encoded by the coding sequence TTGCAAAACGTTCTCATTGTCGGGGCGGGGACAGGCGGATCGATAATACTGGACCTTCTCCAAAATTTAGAATTCATGAATGTAAACGCAATCATTGATACTGATGAACATGCACCGGGAATAATACGTGCAAAAAAACAGGGCATCGCATATGGGATGGATTGGACAAGTTACCTGACCGACGATTTGCATATTATTTTCGATGTGACCGGTGACAAGTCTGTATTCGCTGAGCTATTAAAAGCGAGGCCTGCCCATACCGTACTTATACCTGGTTCTGTCGCAAATCTCCTTGTAAGGCTGCTTGAGGAGAACGATACATACATTAAGCGCATTCATATAGAAATGCATAAGCAGCGAATGATCTTTGATTCAATTGAAGAGGGCATGGTTGGAATCGACGAAGAAGGAACTGTTGATTTCTTCAATAAAAGTGCCTCTAAGATGATTGGTTTCCCAATTGAAGAGGCTTTTGGTCGGATGATTACGGATGTAATTCCGACGACAGAGCTTCCAAGGGTATTCGATTCAGGCGTGGCGGAATTGAATGAGGAACAGATTCTTGGAAATGGCTTGAAAATAGTTACTTCTCGTTATCCACTCTTTGATTCCGCCGGGAAAAAAGTCGGTGCATTCGCGGTGTTTAAAGATATTACGGAGGTAGTTGCCCTAGCGGAGGAAATCACAGATTTGAAAAAAGTGAAGACTATGTTGGAAGCAATCATACATTCGAGTGACGATGCCATCTCGGTCGTTGACGATAAGGGGAATGGTATCCTTGTCAATCCAGCCTATACACGGATTACTGGCCTTACTGAAGACGAAATAATAGGTAAGCCCGCGAACGCGGACATCAACGAAGGTGAAAGTATTCATATGAGAGTACTTAAGTCGAGAAAGCCGGTTCGTGGCGTCAATATGCGTATAGGTGAAAATAACAGGGAAGTAATTGTCAATGTTGCACCAATCATTGTCGATCATCAAGTGAAGGGTAGTGTTGGTGTCATTCATGACATCACTGAAATGCGCAACTTGATGAAAGAACTTGACCAGGCACGGACAATTATTAGGAAACTTGAATCAACCTATACATTCGATGATATCTTCGGCGGTTCGTCTGATATTGAAATTTCAATCGAGCAGGCCAAGTTAGCTGCCAAATCTGACATTCCAGTCCTTCTTCGAGGAGAAGCGGGAACTGGGAAAGAATTGTTTGCGCATGCCATTCACAGTGGCTCCGAACGACGGTTTAATAAGTTTATCCGTGTGAATTGTTCGGCAATGCAATCATCTAAATTGGAAGCGGAGCTATTCGGACAAGAATCTGAGGTTTCTCAAAGTGGGAATGGTAGCACACAAGGCCTTTTTCAAGAGTCTGCACAGGGAACGTTATTCCTTGACGAAGTGGCTGACTTGCCGCTTGTGGTTCAGGCGAGGCTGCTTAACTATTTAAAAAGCGGAACAATCTTCAAAAATGGGGGGACCTATCCCGTTCATTTGTCCGTTCGTGTCATTGCAGCGTCTACGAAAAACTTAGAAAAGGCGATGCATGAAGGAACGTTTATTGAAGAACTTTATTATGTGTTAAACCGACTCTCAATCCAAATTGCGCCGCTACGATCTCGGAAAAAAGATATTCCATCCATTATTGGGCACCTACTAGTAAGGTTAAATCAGGAATTCGGGATGAATATTGAGAAAATTACCGATGAAGCGCAAGAGCGTCTTAAGCAATATGACTGGCCAGGAAATGTACGTGAACTTGAAAATATACTTAGCCGCGCTATGATTTATATGGAGTCGGGAGATGCCGTTATCGAATTGATAGATGTGGTTAAATCCCTATCATCTAGGGAAAACACGGAAGAGGAACAGATTCTTCCTGAAAAAAGCACACTTACTTCGATTATGGATGAATACGAAAAAACCATTCTTGAAACGGCTCTCCGTGAAAATACTGGTAACAAATCATTAACTGCCAATAGGCTTGGTATTTCACTGCGATCACTTTATTATAAACTTGAGAAATTCAGCCTCATTTAA
- a CDS encoding DUF2627 domain-containing protein, which produces MARLAAFMVLLIPGLFAAGGIKLMRDSIFGVLFNPFPFIWLQFVVGLLLFAGGLWFFAGFLLRRDRRKGRVQERFKQK; this is translated from the coding sequence ATGGCACGTCTAGCAGCATTTATGGTCTTGCTAATCCCCGGACTTTTTGCGGCCGGAGGTATAAAATTAATGCGAGATTCGATATTTGGCGTATTATTTAACCCATTTCCGTTCATTTGGCTTCAATTCGTTGTAGGCTTATTATTGTTCGCGGGAGGTCTATGGTTTTTTGCGGGCTTTTTATTACGTCGCGATCGACGAAAAGGACGCGTGCAAGAACGGTTTAAACAAAAGTAA
- a CDS encoding glycerophosphodiester phosphodiesterase, which translates to MSNPTVFAHRGASGICFENTMKAFEKAVDQGAGGIELDVQLTEDGVPFVIHDPGLSRLAGIRKMISSMTSTELMRIRVGRRYRRLFCGHSIPTLIEAVSFCEMHDLALNVELKETVSDRPELIKMIVDIVSVMGNVHISSFDYRLLEVVKEESERMETAFLIGKKSVDWTNLKQYSSADGFHFHKRLLKEPFLTNLLQTGKKIRVYGMTGTEPITLNPPPYIDGWITDYPNRFNK; encoded by the coding sequence ATGTCTAATCCTACAGTTTTTGCACATCGAGGCGCTTCTGGCATCTGCTTTGAAAATACAATGAAAGCATTTGAGAAGGCTGTCGATCAAGGTGCTGGCGGCATCGAGCTAGATGTCCAATTGACAGAAGATGGAGTGCCGTTTGTCATCCACGATCCAGGATTATCTAGGCTTGCTGGCATTCGGAAAATGATTTCATCCATGACAAGTACAGAGCTCATGAGAATTCGAGTTGGAAGAAGATATAGACGTTTATTCTGTGGTCATAGCATTCCGACATTGATAGAAGCGGTGTCATTTTGCGAAATGCATGATTTAGCACTTAATGTTGAATTGAAAGAAACGGTTTCGGATCGCCCTGAATTGATCAAAATGATTGTTGATATTGTTTCTGTTATGGGCAATGTTCATATTTCCTCATTTGATTATCGCTTACTTGAAGTGGTCAAAGAGGAAAGCGAACGAATGGAAACAGCCTTTCTTATTGGAAAGAAAAGCGTAGATTGGACTAATCTTAAACAGTATTCAAGTGCAGATGGATTCCATTTTCACAAACGGTTGTTGAAAGAGCCCTTTTTGACCAATCTCCTTCAAACCGGGAAAAAGATTCGGGTTTATGGAATGACTGGAACAGAACCAATCACTCTTAATCCGCCTCCTTATATAGATGGCTGGATAACGGATTATCCAAATCGATTCAATAAATAA
- a CDS encoding DUF342 domain-containing protein has protein sequence MLVQNEFFDLLVQEEKVILRTKKNGFPLKSFDSITREHPRLKISSFPILRKALTELEAEHIIGNWIPTIEIAIAADQMIAQLYINVSTKEFEENRQSILNQADKVLDDAGVIYGRTTLQDEPFKPGESIIAAVGRKPQKGKDAVVSYIEIPERRPMIREDGSADYFEMNFVTPINQGDWLGEKTSAQEGIDGKDVLGNDLPARRGDDVKLYFDRKSVTDEQEADKVVLRASHGGALESIDGIISVGKQLIVSGDVGPETGSIKFDGSVVVLGTVIAGFSVNATGDISVEGNEGIINAKEIQSSEGDIYIKGGIFGGGLTIVEARGNIFVKHANNCKLYGKEVHVGLYLLGAEVIAESVFIDKNKGKIIGGKIEALYKIECAFAGNSHERKTILSAKGIDKEVMYMEIQEMAKSLKERQGIIEKLEQHALPFRNSGSLLKGPQAEAFEKMLETIESNRDAIVELDKEIQLGLRKIKQAVPAQIEVTREAYPGTIIQIGLKSSTLHVGAKGIFEIVDGVLNV, from the coding sequence GTGTTAGTTCAAAATGAGTTTTTCGATCTTTTAGTACAAGAGGAAAAAGTGATCTTGCGCACTAAGAAGAATGGTTTTCCACTTAAATCATTCGATTCAATTACGCGTGAACATCCACGATTAAAAATCAGTTCATTCCCGATATTAAGGAAAGCGCTTACTGAACTAGAGGCAGAACATATAATAGGCAATTGGATTCCAACTATAGAAATAGCTATTGCTGCTGATCAAATGATTGCTCAACTTTACATAAACGTGTCAACCAAGGAATTTGAAGAAAATAGACAATCAATCCTAAATCAGGCTGATAAAGTGCTTGATGATGCCGGAGTAATTTACGGCAGAACAACTTTGCAAGATGAGCCGTTTAAACCGGGTGAATCGATTATCGCAGCTGTAGGGAGAAAGCCACAAAAAGGTAAAGATGCAGTCGTATCATATATAGAAATACCTGAAAGAAGGCCGATGATCCGTGAAGACGGTTCTGCTGATTATTTTGAAATGAATTTCGTTACGCCTATCAACCAAGGTGATTGGCTTGGCGAGAAAACATCGGCACAAGAGGGCATTGATGGTAAGGATGTTTTAGGTAACGATCTTCCTGCACGGCGAGGGGATGATGTGAAACTTTACTTTGACAGGAAATCAGTGACTGATGAACAAGAAGCGGACAAAGTAGTTCTGAGGGCGTCACACGGTGGGGCTTTGGAAAGCATTGACGGTATCATTAGTGTAGGGAAGCAGTTAATTGTCAGCGGGGATGTAGGACCTGAAACTGGCTCGATTAAATTTGACGGATCAGTTGTTGTATTAGGAACAGTCATTGCAGGATTTTCAGTAAATGCGACTGGAGATATTTCTGTAGAAGGTAATGAAGGTATCATAAATGCGAAGGAGATACAGTCATCTGAGGGAGACATCTACATAAAAGGTGGGATTTTCGGCGGTGGATTGACGATTGTCGAAGCGCGAGGTAATATTTTTGTTAAACACGCGAACAATTGCAAACTGTATGGAAAAGAAGTACATGTCGGTTTATATTTACTCGGCGCAGAAGTTATCGCAGAATCTGTATTTATTGATAAAAACAAAGGTAAAATTATTGGTGGGAAAATTGAGGCACTTTATAAAATTGAATGTGCATTTGCGGGTAACAGTCATGAACGGAAGACAATCCTTAGTGCAAAAGGGATTGACAAGGAAGTAATGTATATGGAAATTCAAGAAATGGCTAAAAGTTTGAAAGAACGCCAAGGAATCATCGAAAAGCTTGAGCAACACGCTCTCCCATTTAGGAATAGTGGAAGTCTTCTGAAGGGGCCACAGGCAGAAGCCTTTGAAAAAATGTTGGAAACGATTGAATCGAATAGAGATGCCATAGTTGAACTAGATAAAGAAATTCAACTTGGGTTGCGTAAAATTAAGCAAGCAGTTCCCGCTCAAATTGAAGTGACAAGAGAAGCTTATCCAGGTACAATCATTCAAATTGGATTGAAATCGTCTACGCTTCATGTAGGTGCAAAAGGCATTTTTGAAATCGTAGATGGCGTCCTAAATGTCTAA
- the spo0A gene encoding sporulation transcription factor Spo0A has product MDKLKVAIADDNKELVRTMMTYFERHPEIEVIWTAHNGKVCLSMLEEKKPDVLLLDIIMPHLDGIAVLETLSGNAQTADVHIIMLTAFGQEDVMTQAASLGASYFMLKPFEFDRLANQIFQVAGTRKPIVPIAQASGEYAPGTVSQKVLDTTITAIIKEIGVPAHIKGYAFIREAIQMVYTDVDLLGSVTKVLYPEIAKKYNTTASRVERAIRHAIEVAWNRGNYDVISKMFGYTVHHLKSKPTNSEFIAMIADKIRLEHMAS; this is encoded by the coding sequence ATGGATAAACTGAAAGTCGCGATTGCTGACGATAACAAGGAACTAGTGAGGACTATGATGACATATTTTGAAAGACATCCTGAAATCGAAGTCATTTGGACGGCGCATAACGGAAAAGTATGTCTGTCGATGTTGGAAGAAAAAAAGCCAGATGTCTTATTACTTGATATCATCATGCCACATCTTGATGGAATTGCGGTTTTGGAAACGTTGAGTGGAAATGCACAAACTGCCGATGTTCATATAATTATGTTGACGGCATTTGGGCAGGAAGATGTTATGACACAAGCGGCGAGTCTAGGAGCTTCCTATTTCATGCTTAAACCGTTTGAATTCGACCGACTTGCAAACCAGATATTCCAAGTAGCAGGAACAAGAAAACCAATAGTTCCGATAGCCCAAGCTAGCGGAGAGTATGCGCCAGGAACAGTAAGCCAAAAAGTGCTAGATACTACAATTACAGCAATTATTAAAGAGATTGGTGTACCCGCTCATATTAAAGGCTATGCGTTCATTCGTGAAGCGATTCAAATGGTTTATACGGACGTCGATTTGCTTGGTTCAGTGACGAAAGTACTTTATCCGGAGATCGCAAAAAAATACAATACGACAGCATCCCGTGTAGAGCGTGCAATTCGCCACGCAATCGAAGTCGCATGGAACCGTGGAAATTACGATGTCATTTCCAAAATGTTTGGCTACACTGTGCACCATTTGAAAAGCAAACCCACGAATTCTGAATTCATCGCGATGATCGCAGATAAAATCCGTCTTGAGCATATGGCGAGCTAA